The genomic stretch TTCTGACTGTGCTTGATCTTGGCGACAGCCTGCGCAGCAAGGGCATCACCTTCGCTGAGAACTGCCGGGTCTTCGAGGTCTGCAACCCCAGGCAGGCGGCCAAGGTGTTGATGAACGACATGAGGCTGACCATGGCTCTGCCCTGCCGGATCTCCATCTACACCGAGGCTGGCCAGACCCGGATCGGCATGATCCGGCCCGAGGGCATGTTGCTCAATCTGTCCTCGGAACCGGAGCTGGCGGAGGTGGCGCGAGAGGTCGAATCCTCCACCACAGCCATCATCCAGGCAGCAGCGTCCCACAGCACCTGAGGATGATGCCTGATCCATGCGTGGCCGAGCTGGCTTAGCTCCAGGGAAAGGACGATGAATCCAGCACATCAACGCCATGGCCACAATGAGTTGCTGGACGATCTGGACACCCAGCAACTGCAGGACAAGCTGAAGTCTTCTCCGGACGGGC from Synechococcus sp. CBW1107 encodes the following:
- a CDS encoding DUF302 domain-containing protein, translated to MNPYFIVDTDKSFEQASSDLQAAVAAQGFGVLTVLDLGDSLRSKGITFAENCRVFEVCNPRQAAKVLMNDMRLTMALPCRISIYTEAGQTRIGMIRPEGMLLNLSSEPELAEVAREVESSTTAIIQAAASHST